One region of Clavibacter michiganensis subsp. tessellarius genomic DNA includes:
- a CDS encoding iron-siderophore ABC transporter substrate-binding protein has protein sequence MITRRRTLAMTALAAATALTLTACGTTEEASTGAGSTPGAASITLTDGTGAEVTLDGPATKVVGTEWNVVENLVSLGVDPVGVADVEGYGAWSSAVPLVNEPADIGTRGEPSVETIASLAPDLIVATTDLPADAVEQLKAIAPVLQVKSADGTKQIQQSEDNLELIAKATGTEDKATEVIGAYDQAVSDAKAALDAAGLAGSKFLFADAYVDAGQVTVRPFGKGSLVGDVTAELGLENAWTGEVDPAYGLGSTDVEGLTTVGDVQFLYNSNSSQGDDPFASTLAGNAVWQSLPFVTAGDVHRMPEGIWVFGGPASMTAYAKAVVATLAG, from the coding sequence GTGATCACGAGACGACGCACCCTGGCGATGACCGCCCTCGCCGCCGCGACAGCGCTCACGCTGACCGCATGCGGCACCACCGAGGAGGCATCCACGGGCGCCGGATCCACGCCGGGCGCCGCGTCCATCACCCTCACCGACGGCACGGGCGCGGAGGTCACGCTCGACGGACCCGCGACCAAGGTCGTCGGCACCGAGTGGAACGTCGTGGAGAACCTCGTGTCGCTGGGCGTGGATCCGGTCGGCGTCGCGGACGTCGAGGGCTACGGCGCGTGGTCGTCGGCCGTCCCGCTCGTGAACGAGCCCGCCGACATCGGCACGCGCGGCGAGCCCAGCGTGGAGACCATCGCGTCGCTCGCGCCCGACCTCATCGTCGCGACCACCGACCTGCCCGCGGACGCCGTCGAGCAGCTCAAGGCGATCGCGCCGGTGCTGCAGGTGAAGTCTGCCGACGGCACGAAGCAGATCCAGCAGAGCGAGGACAACCTCGAGCTCATCGCGAAGGCGACCGGCACCGAGGACAAGGCGACCGAGGTCATCGGCGCCTACGACCAGGCCGTCTCCGACGCCAAGGCCGCGCTCGACGCGGCCGGCCTCGCGGGCTCCAAGTTCCTGTTCGCGGACGCGTACGTGGACGCCGGGCAGGTCACCGTCCGCCCGTTCGGGAAGGGCTCGCTCGTCGGCGACGTGACCGCCGAGCTCGGCCTCGAGAACGCCTGGACCGGCGAGGTCGACCCCGCCTACGGCCTCGGATCCACCGACGTCGAGGGCCTCACCACCGTCGGCGACGTGCAGTTCCTCTACAACTCGAACTCCTCGCAGGGCGACGACCCGTTCGCGTCCACGCTCGCGGGCAACGCCGTCTGGCAGTCGCTCCCGTTCGTGACGGCCGGCGACGTGCACCGCATGCCCGAGGGCATCTGGGTGTTCGGCGGCCCCGCCTCGATGACGGCGTACGCGAAGGCCGTCGTCGCCACCCTCGCGGGCTGA
- a CDS encoding iron ABC transporter permease — protein sequence MTAPARTAPPPADAPPERPTEAAMPAPVPSLAAVVRADGAGRIPVRAVAVVGLLVLVVAVLAVVDVTQGTAAVGPREVWEALTGRATPGDASVVVASRLPRMAAGILVGLALGAAGAALQTVSRNVLASPDTLAVNAGAYAALAVAGVTGLTLPVIAGAGVAFVGGLVAAAVVLAVSGLGSGTVRLVLAGSALALGLGSVTSALLLLFPQQTSGLYRWGQGGIGQNGFDAVAQMAPVVVVALVLLLLLSRRLDALGLGDDAARSLGVDVRATRVIAVLASVLLAAAAVTVAGPIGFVGLYAPAFARPLRALVPGVRRSWVFIPVAGLMGAAVVLLADVLLRAVVGAEASVAVPTGLVTSLIGAVVLVVLAVRTRDSAAPAPTERHGVVTRRRVALVVGALVAVLAALLVAAVLLGDAKLLLGDVVNGIRGTAGPVVSYVLDTRVPRVLAAVLAGAALALAGVLVQAVTRNPLADPAILGVSGGAGLGAVLFVTSAPLAAGWGIAGAAGLGALAAAGVVFGLAARGGFPQNRLVLIGVGVSAGTAAAISLIIVLTDPFNAAKALTWLSGSTYGRGFDDALPVLVALVLGVALAAPRHRMLDLVALDDDTPRLLGVSLGRARLLALAIAVVLTATAVAAVGVIGFVGLVAPHAARALVGSRHARVVPVAILLGAALVTLADLLGRTAIAPAQLGAGLVTALVGTPYFVWLLWRGRAARGR from the coding sequence ATGACCGCCCCCGCCCGCACCGCGCCCCCGCCGGCCGACGCGCCTCCCGAGCGCCCGACGGAGGCGGCGATGCCGGCCCCCGTCCCGTCGCTCGCCGCCGTCGTGCGCGCCGACGGGGCCGGCCGGATCCCGGTGCGGGCGGTCGCGGTCGTCGGACTGCTGGTGCTCGTGGTGGCGGTGCTCGCGGTGGTCGACGTCACCCAGGGCACCGCCGCGGTCGGACCCCGCGAGGTGTGGGAGGCGCTCACGGGCCGCGCGACGCCGGGTGACGCGTCCGTCGTGGTCGCGTCGCGGCTGCCGCGCATGGCGGCCGGGATCCTCGTGGGCCTCGCCCTCGGCGCGGCCGGCGCCGCGCTCCAGACCGTGAGCCGCAACGTGCTCGCCTCGCCCGACACGCTCGCGGTGAACGCGGGCGCCTACGCGGCCCTCGCGGTCGCGGGCGTCACCGGCCTCACGCTGCCGGTGATCGCGGGCGCGGGCGTCGCGTTCGTCGGCGGGCTGGTCGCCGCGGCGGTCGTGCTCGCGGTCTCGGGACTCGGATCCGGCACCGTGCGCCTCGTGCTCGCGGGCAGCGCGCTCGCGCTGGGCCTCGGATCCGTGACCAGCGCGCTCCTCCTCCTCTTCCCGCAGCAGACCAGCGGCCTCTACCGCTGGGGCCAGGGCGGCATCGGCCAGAACGGCTTCGACGCGGTCGCGCAGATGGCGCCCGTCGTGGTGGTCGCGCTCGTGCTGCTGCTCCTCCTCTCGCGTCGGCTCGACGCGCTCGGCCTCGGCGACGACGCCGCCCGCAGCCTCGGCGTCGACGTGCGGGCGACCCGCGTGATCGCCGTGCTCGCGTCCGTGCTGCTCGCCGCCGCGGCCGTGACGGTCGCCGGGCCCATCGGCTTCGTCGGCCTGTACGCGCCCGCGTTCGCGCGGCCGCTCCGCGCGCTCGTGCCGGGCGTCCGCCGCTCGTGGGTCTTCATCCCCGTCGCCGGCCTGATGGGGGCGGCCGTCGTGCTGCTCGCAGACGTGCTGCTCCGCGCGGTCGTCGGGGCCGAGGCGTCGGTCGCCGTCCCGACCGGCCTCGTCACGTCCCTCATCGGCGCGGTCGTGCTCGTGGTGCTGGCCGTGCGCACCCGCGACAGCGCGGCGCCCGCGCCCACCGAGCGGCACGGCGTCGTCACCCGTCGCCGCGTCGCGCTCGTGGTCGGCGCGCTCGTGGCCGTCCTCGCGGCGCTGCTGGTCGCGGCCGTGCTCCTCGGCGACGCGAAGCTGCTCCTCGGTGACGTCGTGAACGGGATCCGCGGCACCGCCGGCCCCGTCGTGAGCTACGTGCTCGACACCCGCGTGCCCCGCGTGCTCGCCGCCGTGCTCGCGGGCGCGGCCCTCGCGCTCGCCGGCGTGCTCGTGCAGGCCGTGACGCGGAACCCGCTCGCGGATCCCGCGATCCTCGGCGTCTCCGGCGGCGCGGGCCTCGGCGCCGTGCTGTTCGTGACCAGCGCGCCGCTCGCGGCCGGCTGGGGCATCGCCGGCGCTGCGGGCCTCGGCGCGCTCGCGGCCGCCGGCGTGGTGTTCGGCCTGGCGGCGCGCGGCGGCTTCCCGCAGAACCGCCTGGTGCTCATCGGCGTCGGCGTCTCGGCGGGCACGGCCGCGGCCATCAGCCTGATCATCGTGCTCACCGACCCCTTCAACGCGGCGAAGGCGCTCACCTGGCTCTCCGGATCCACGTACGGTCGCGGCTTCGACGACGCCCTGCCGGTGCTCGTCGCGCTCGTGCTCGGCGTGGCGCTCGCGGCCCCGCGGCACCGGATGCTCGACCTGGTCGCCCTCGACGACGACACCCCGCGCCTCCTCGGCGTCTCGCTCGGCCGCGCCCGCCTGCTCGCCCTCGCGATCGCGGTCGTGCTGACGGCGACGGCCGTCGCGGCGGTGGGCGTCATCGGCTTCGTCGGCCTGGTCGCCCCGCACGCGGCCCGCGCGCTCGTCGGCTCGCGGCACGCGCGCGTGGTGCCCGTCGCGATCCTGCTGGGCGCCGCCCTCGTGACCCTCGCCGACCTGCTCGGCCGCACGGCGATCGCCCCCGCCCAGCTCGGCGCCGGCCTCGTAACCGCGCTCGTCGGCACGCCGTACTTCGTGTGGCTGCTGTGGCGCGGGCGGGCGGCCAGGGGGCGGTAG
- a CDS encoding uracil-DNA glycosylase, producing the protein MTRRMAGHDFRISQEDTAETAPHMAPINAFVAAISEPDPEGFVPRIAPHHGGTDARVLSVLRDPGPATQVGVGSGFLSIENDDPTAERQAVLFAEHGIRDRDVLPWNAYPWYINAAPDAAQGRVGARALVELVALLPGLEVVLPQGRDAERIWRYAVELDDTLADGIRFPVVATIHPGRQALFHPDPVEREQRRAHQVDAFAGVGRILAAGCVS; encoded by the coding sequence ATGACCCGACGCATGGCCGGCCACGACTTCCGCATCTCGCAGGAGGACACGGCCGAGACCGCGCCGCACATGGCGCCGATCAACGCGTTCGTCGCCGCGATCTCGGAGCCGGACCCGGAGGGGTTCGTCCCGCGCATCGCCCCGCACCACGGCGGCACGGACGCGCGCGTGCTCAGCGTGCTGCGAGATCCCGGGCCGGCGACGCAGGTGGGTGTCGGCTCCGGCTTCCTCAGCATCGAGAACGACGATCCGACCGCGGAGCGCCAGGCCGTGCTGTTCGCCGAGCACGGGATCCGCGACCGCGACGTGCTGCCCTGGAACGCGTACCCCTGGTACATCAACGCGGCGCCGGATGCGGCGCAGGGCCGGGTGGGAGCTCGGGCGCTCGTGGAGCTCGTCGCGCTCCTGCCCGGCCTCGAGGTCGTGCTGCCACAGGGCCGTGACGCCGAGCGGATCTGGCGCTACGCCGTCGAGCTCGACGACACGCTCGCCGACGGGATCCGCTTCCCCGTGGTGGCGACCATCCACCCCGGTCGCCAGGCGCTCTTCCACCCCGACCCGGTCGAGCGGGAGCAGCGGAGGGCGCACCAGGTGGATGCGTTCGCTGGTGTCGGGCGGATCCTCGCGGCCGGATGCGTGTCGTGA
- a CDS encoding GNAT family N-acetyltransferase, which yields MTAHAPLPRIRPYLPADETGWLRCRALSFLDTQYFDYALARRPDPAEPSVALVAEDPDGTIVGILDIGVEGALATIDAIAVHPDH from the coding sequence ATGACCGCGCACGCCCCGCTCCCCCGCATCCGCCCGTACCTGCCCGCCGACGAGACCGGCTGGCTCCGCTGCCGGGCGCTCTCGTTCCTCGACACGCAGTACTTCGACTACGCGCTGGCCCGGCGGCCGGATCCCGCCGAGCCGTCCGTCGCGCTCGTCGCGGAGGACCCGGACGGCACCATCGTCGGGATCCTCGACATCGGCGTCGAGGGCGCCCTCGCGACCATCGACGCGATCGCCGTCCACCCCGACCACTAG
- a CDS encoding GNAT family N-acetyltransferase: MPTRIRPVAARDLAALQGIEDRADRILVELLRPATWWPAPTGAERAAEPGFLLVAEDADGDADADGQLVGFAHVLEVDGLAHLEQVAVPPEHGRRGHGGALVEAAAAEARRRGHRRITLRTFADVPWNAPAYARAGFVEEPSATPFHLRLVETEARLGLDRLGRRVQMGRALG; encoded by the coding sequence ATGCCCACCCGGATCCGCCCCGTCGCCGCCCGCGACCTCGCCGCGCTTCAGGGGATCGAGGACCGGGCCGACCGGATCCTCGTCGAGCTGCTGCGCCCCGCCACGTGGTGGCCCGCGCCGACCGGGGCGGAGCGCGCGGCGGAGCCCGGGTTCCTGCTGGTCGCGGAGGACGCGGACGGGGACGCCGACGCCGACGGCCAGCTCGTCGGCTTCGCGCACGTCCTCGAGGTCGACGGCCTCGCGCACCTGGAGCAGGTGGCGGTGCCGCCCGAGCACGGGCGCCGCGGGCACGGCGGCGCGCTCGTCGAGGCGGCGGCCGCGGAGGCCCGGCGGCGCGGGCATCGGCGGATCACGCTGCGCACCTTCGCCGACGTCCCCTGGAACGCGCCCGCCTACGCCCGCGCCGGCTTCGTGGAGGAGCCGTCGGCGACGCCCTTCCACCTGCGCCTCGTGGAGACGGAGGCGCGGCTCGGGCTCGACCGGCTCGGGCGACGGGTGCAGATGGGGCGCGCGCTGGGCTGA
- a CDS encoding helix-turn-helix transcriptional regulator has protein sequence MVDAQHTHEGPPAAQAEPVERARLLRPGQPLGLRLDARVDEFRELLLRCPLEEVRPAGRDWLRLRYEEIVPLVLPAALAAVEHGRTLPPACLDELRAVARRSAAQPDVDLSVALRGALPALRVFALVMHAAAAERDATLVVAMARASHVAHELGTCWVEAWAGHRAQDAATPAVIVAGPAPADADVELDLVARAPDLDDVEERMLALTAHGMSNDEIARATSYSRQAVAWHLGRLMRTWNAPNRTALVSVAFVRGVIRTRRDRRARRAEPPRMIEGGTRGRPAIPEDDGAPTEP, from the coding sequence ATGGTCGATGCGCAGCACACGCATGAGGGGCCGCCCGCGGCGCAGGCGGAGCCCGTCGAACGGGCGCGGCTGCTGCGGCCGGGCCAGCCGCTGGGGCTCCGGCTCGACGCGCGCGTCGACGAGTTCCGAGAGCTGCTGCTGCGCTGCCCGCTGGAGGAGGTGCGGCCCGCGGGCCGCGACTGGCTCCGGCTGCGCTACGAGGAGATCGTGCCGCTGGTGCTGCCCGCCGCCCTCGCGGCCGTCGAGCACGGGCGGACCCTGCCTCCCGCGTGCCTCGACGAGCTCCGCGCGGTCGCCCGCCGGAGCGCGGCGCAGCCCGACGTCGACCTGTCCGTCGCCCTCCGCGGCGCCCTGCCCGCGCTGCGCGTCTTCGCGCTCGTGATGCACGCGGCGGCCGCCGAGCGCGACGCCACGCTCGTCGTCGCCATGGCCCGCGCGTCCCACGTCGCGCACGAGCTCGGCACGTGCTGGGTGGAGGCGTGGGCGGGGCATCGTGCGCAGGACGCGGCGACGCCCGCCGTGATCGTCGCGGGACCGGCCCCCGCCGACGCCGACGTGGAGCTCGACCTCGTGGCCCGCGCGCCCGACCTCGACGACGTGGAGGAGCGCATGCTCGCCCTCACCGCCCATGGGATGTCCAACGACGAGATCGCGCGCGCCACCTCGTACAGCCGGCAGGCCGTGGCGTGGCACCTCGGTCGGCTGATGCGCACGTGGAACGCGCCCAACCGCACGGCGCTCGTGTCGGTCGCGTTCGTCCGCGGCGTGATCCGCACCCGGCGCGACCGGCGCGCGCGCCGTGCCGAGCCGCCGCGCATGATCGAGGGCGGGACGCGCGGACGCCCCGCCATCCCGGAGGATGACGGGGCGCCGACGGAGCCGTGA
- a CDS encoding NAD-dependent succinate-semialdehyde dehydrogenase — protein MSSYAVTDPTTGETVAEHPEITDAELQDALAAAEGAYRGWSRRTSIAQRAALVARVAELHTERRDELARIIVREMGKPLDQALGEVDFAADILGYYARNAEEFLADEPIALVDGTGSAFVRRSGLGVLLGIMPWNFPYYQVARFVGPAIVTGNAILLKHAPQCPESAEAIQRMYADAAAEQGADPGVYVSVLATNAQIEGVIADPRVQGVSVTGSERAGAAVAEIAGRHLKKVVLELGGSDPFLLLSTDDLDAVVADAVAARLDNNGQSCNGAKRFLVIDHLYDDFAARFTAALTAAQPADPMADGTLLGPLSSRAATERLTEQLARAVEQGATVLASGEPVGNMFPPAVLADVTPEMDAYREEFFGPVAALYRVASEEEAVSLANDTPFGLGSYVYTTDPEQALRVADGIDAGMVWVNLVLGDAAELPFGGVKRSGSGRELGRHAVDEFANRKLIRIA, from the coding sequence ATGAGCAGCTACGCCGTCACCGATCCGACCACCGGCGAGACCGTCGCCGAGCATCCCGAGATCACCGACGCGGAGCTGCAGGACGCGCTCGCCGCCGCCGAGGGCGCGTACCGCGGCTGGTCGCGCCGCACCTCCATCGCCCAGCGCGCCGCGCTCGTGGCCCGCGTCGCCGAGCTGCACACGGAGCGCCGCGACGAGCTGGCGCGGATCATCGTGCGCGAGATGGGCAAGCCCCTCGACCAGGCGCTCGGCGAGGTCGACTTCGCCGCCGACATCCTCGGCTACTACGCCCGGAACGCCGAGGAGTTCCTCGCCGACGAGCCGATCGCGCTCGTCGACGGCACCGGATCCGCGTTCGTGCGCCGCTCGGGCCTCGGCGTGCTGCTCGGGATCATGCCGTGGAACTTCCCGTACTACCAGGTGGCCCGGTTCGTCGGTCCCGCCATCGTCACGGGGAACGCGATCCTGCTGAAGCACGCGCCGCAGTGCCCCGAGTCGGCGGAGGCGATCCAGCGCATGTACGCGGACGCGGCGGCGGAGCAGGGCGCCGACCCGGGCGTCTACGTGAGCGTGCTCGCGACGAACGCGCAGATCGAGGGCGTCATCGCGGATCCGCGCGTGCAGGGCGTCTCCGTCACGGGCTCCGAGCGGGCGGGCGCCGCGGTCGCGGAGATCGCCGGCCGGCACCTCAAGAAGGTCGTGCTGGAGCTCGGCGGATCCGATCCCTTCCTCCTGCTGTCGACCGACGACCTCGACGCGGTCGTCGCCGACGCCGTGGCCGCGCGCCTCGACAACAACGGCCAGTCCTGCAACGGCGCCAAGCGCTTCCTCGTGATCGACCACCTCTACGACGACTTCGCCGCGCGCTTCACGGCGGCGCTCACGGCGGCCCAGCCCGCGGATCCGATGGCCGACGGCACCCTGCTCGGCCCGCTCTCCTCGCGCGCCGCGACGGAGCGCCTCACGGAGCAGCTGGCCCGCGCGGTGGAGCAGGGCGCCACCGTGCTCGCGAGCGGCGAGCCCGTCGGCAACATGTTCCCGCCCGCCGTGCTCGCCGACGTGACGCCGGAGATGGACGCCTACCGCGAGGAGTTCTTCGGCCCCGTCGCCGCGCTCTACCGGGTCGCGTCCGAGGAGGAGGCCGTCTCGCTCGCCAACGACACCCCGTTCGGCCTCGGCTCGTACGTGTACACGACGGATCCGGAGCAGGCGCTGCGGGTCGCCGACGGCATCGACGCGGGCATGGTCTGGGTCAACCTCGTGCTCGGCGACGCGGCCGAGCTGCCCTTCGGCGGCGTGAAGCGCTCGGGCTCCGGCCGCGAGCTCGGCCGGCACGCGGTGGACGAGTTCGCGAACCGGAAGCTGATCCGCATCGCGTGA
- a CDS encoding nucleotide disphospho-sugar-binding domain-containing protein, which yields MSSYLLCAPPIYGHLAPLVTVGRGLAARGHAITVLTGAKYRDLVTGAGLRFAPLPAEVDYDDADLEELLAPASAARGVGAIREGMIALFVRVIPAQHRAVLALLDAEPFDAVLAEGAFTGLVPYLALPPAERLPVLGIGATPVVLASVDAAPFGAGLAPGRGPLGRLRNRALALAIRPGLTRPLREAVDAVLAEIDSPASRADPFDYAYRCFDALFQLSVAELEYPRRELPGTVRFVGPLRDAAGRADAAALPDWWSDLVDGRPVVHVTQGTIDNADLGRLVAPTLRALADEDALVVATTGGRPVADVQRALGGPLPDNARVAEFLPYDLLLPLVDAVVTNGGFGGVQRVIAHGLPLVVAGSTEDKPEVAARVAWAGCGRNLLTGTPRPDAVRRAVREVLTTPSYRLRSREVATAIAALPDPLEVIAAGLDAAVAARRGPSATSGA from the coding sequence GTGTCCTCCTACCTGCTCTGCGCCCCGCCCATCTACGGGCACCTCGCGCCGCTCGTCACCGTCGGCCGCGGCCTGGCCGCGCGCGGTCACGCGATCACCGTGCTGACGGGCGCGAAGTACCGGGACCTCGTCACGGGGGCCGGCCTCCGCTTCGCGCCCCTGCCCGCCGAGGTCGACTACGACGACGCCGACCTCGAGGAGCTGCTCGCCCCCGCCTCCGCGGCGCGCGGCGTGGGAGCGATCCGCGAGGGCATGATCGCCCTGTTCGTGCGCGTGATCCCGGCGCAGCACCGCGCGGTGCTCGCGCTCCTCGACGCCGAGCCGTTCGACGCCGTGCTCGCGGAGGGGGCCTTCACCGGCCTCGTCCCCTACCTCGCCCTCCCGCCGGCGGAGCGCCTGCCCGTGCTGGGCATCGGCGCCACGCCCGTCGTGCTCGCGAGCGTCGACGCGGCGCCGTTCGGGGCGGGCCTCGCGCCCGGCCGCGGGCCGCTCGGGCGCCTCCGGAACCGGGCGCTCGCGCTCGCCATCCGCCCCGGGCTCACCCGACCGCTGCGGGAGGCGGTGGATGCCGTGCTCGCGGAGATCGACTCCCCCGCCTCCCGCGCGGACCCCTTCGACTACGCCTACCGCTGCTTCGACGCGCTCTTCCAGCTGAGCGTCGCCGAGCTCGAGTACCCGCGCCGGGAGCTGCCCGGCACCGTCCGCTTCGTCGGGCCGCTGCGGGACGCGGCGGGTCGCGCGGACGCGGCGGCGCTGCCGGACTGGTGGTCGGACCTCGTCGACGGCCGCCCGGTCGTGCACGTCACCCAGGGCACGATCGACAACGCGGACCTCGGTCGCCTCGTCGCACCGACCCTGCGCGCCCTCGCCGACGAGGACGCCCTGGTCGTCGCGACCACCGGCGGCCGCCCCGTCGCGGACGTGCAGCGCGCGCTCGGCGGCCCGCTGCCGGACAACGCGCGCGTGGCGGAGTTCCTCCCCTACGACCTGCTGCTGCCGCTGGTCGACGCCGTCGTCACGAACGGCGGGTTCGGCGGCGTGCAACGGGTCATCGCGCACGGCCTGCCGCTCGTGGTCGCGGGATCCACCGAGGACAAGCCCGAGGTGGCGGCCCGCGTCGCCTGGGCCGGATGCGGCAGGAACCTGCTAACGGGCACCCCGCGTCCGGACGCCGTGCGCCGCGCCGTGCGCGAGGTCCTCACGACGCCGTCGTACCGGCTGCGGAGCCGCGAGGTCGCCACGGCGATCGCGGCCCTGCCGGATCCGCTGGAGGTCATCGCGGCCGGGCTGGACGCCGCGGTGGCGGCGCGCCGGGGTCCGTCGGCGACGTCGGGCGCCTGA
- a CDS encoding cobalamin-independent methionine synthase II family protein: protein MTDRILTTHAGSLPRSPELTRLLVARDQGRPFDAAELAEVTATSVADTVRRQLETGLDVVNDGEVPRVGFSTYVLERIDGFGGAGHRKPTLDSLKFPDYAAFQAKQIVEGADVARVWDPPVAQGLLAYDPTLAGITEDLDGFDRELAAQAGQGLRPAGTFFSAATPGIVSTTLLLDAANPHYGDDRAYVFALADQLKLEYDAIVARGHVLQLDAPDLAMERVIQFGDATLEEFLAAVDLHVDALNHAIRDIPRERVRLHVCWGNWQGPHQDDVPVDVLLPHLYRANVGAFSIPLGNPAHQHEAPAFRDHPLPEGAVLIPGVVDVTTNYLEHPQVIANRILEVVDAVGDPTRVIAGTDCGLSTFASYEFVATDVAWAKLRALVAGAEIASRRAFG from the coding sequence ATGACCGACCGCATCCTGACCACGCACGCCGGCAGCCTGCCGCGCTCGCCGGAGCTGACCCGCCTGCTCGTCGCCCGCGACCAGGGGCGCCCCTTCGACGCGGCCGAGCTGGCGGAGGTGACCGCGACGTCCGTCGCCGACACCGTGCGCCGCCAGCTCGAGACCGGCCTCGACGTCGTCAACGACGGCGAGGTGCCGCGCGTCGGCTTCTCGACCTACGTGCTCGAGCGCATCGACGGGTTCGGCGGCGCCGGGCACCGCAAGCCCACGCTCGACTCGCTGAAGTTCCCCGACTACGCCGCGTTCCAGGCGAAGCAGATCGTGGAGGGCGCGGACGTCGCGCGGGTCTGGGATCCGCCTGTGGCGCAGGGCCTGCTCGCGTACGACCCGACGCTCGCGGGCATCACCGAGGACCTCGACGGCTTCGACCGCGAGCTCGCCGCGCAGGCGGGCCAGGGCCTCCGACCCGCCGGCACGTTCTTCTCCGCCGCGACCCCGGGCATCGTCTCCACGACCCTGCTGCTCGACGCCGCGAACCCGCACTACGGCGACGACCGCGCCTACGTCTTCGCGCTCGCCGACCAGCTCAAGCTCGAGTACGACGCGATCGTCGCGCGCGGCCACGTCCTCCAGCTCGACGCGCCCGACCTCGCGATGGAGCGCGTCATCCAGTTCGGCGATGCCACGCTCGAGGAGTTCCTCGCGGCGGTCGACCTGCACGTGGACGCGCTCAACCACGCGATCCGCGACATCCCGCGCGAGAGGGTGCGCCTGCACGTCTGCTGGGGCAACTGGCAGGGCCCGCACCAGGACGACGTGCCCGTCGACGTGCTGCTCCCGCACCTGTACCGGGCGAACGTCGGCGCGTTCAGCATCCCGCTCGGGAACCCGGCGCACCAGCACGAGGCGCCGGCGTTCCGCGACCACCCGCTGCCCGAGGGCGCCGTGCTCATCCCGGGCGTCGTGGACGTGACCACCAACTACCTGGAGCACCCGCAGGTGATCGCGAACCGGATCCTCGAGGTCGTCGACGCCGTGGGCGACCCGACCCGCGTGATCGCCGGCACCGACTGCGGCCTCTCGACCTTCGCGAGCTACGAGTTCGTCGCGACCGACGTGGCGTGGGCGAAGCTCCGCGCGCTGGTCGCGGGCGCGGAGATCGCGTCGCGGCGCGCGTTCGGCTGA
- a CDS encoding TetR/AcrR family transcriptional regulator: protein MGTLSDTAEAAGTTGAAVAATAASGAAAGATGLRERRRMATTTEISEAALALFEERGMAGTTIHDIAQAAGVSDRTCFRYFPSKEESVLTLHPVFDAPLDAWLADVDRGSAPLPQLEAVYERVLASLDGELAHIAHQQLRVRRLMADEPQLRSAAVSIDATRSWELAERITTAFGGRITAQEARLVTELAGVAVRAAFDEWADARTAGLDATLVASHAAVRRRLRDIAGSGAA from the coding sequence ATGGGCACGCTGAGCGACACGGCCGAGGCGGCGGGCACGACGGGCGCAGCCGTGGCAGCCACCGCGGCCAGCGGCGCGGCCGCCGGCGCGACGGGCCTCCGGGAGCGCCGCCGCATGGCGACGACCACCGAGATCAGCGAGGCCGCCCTCGCGCTCTTCGAGGAGCGCGGCATGGCGGGCACCACCATCCACGACATCGCGCAGGCCGCGGGCGTCTCCGACCGCACGTGCTTCCGCTACTTCCCGAGCAAGGAGGAGTCGGTCCTCACGCTGCACCCGGTGTTCGACGCCCCGCTCGACGCGTGGCTCGCCGACGTCGACCGCGGATCCGCGCCGCTCCCCCAGCTCGAGGCCGTCTACGAGCGCGTGCTCGCGAGCCTCGACGGCGAGCTCGCGCACATCGCGCACCAGCAGCTGCGCGTGCGGCGGCTCATGGCCGACGAGCCGCAGCTGCGCTCGGCCGCGGTGTCGATCGACGCGACGCGCTCGTGGGAGCTGGCGGAGCGGATCACGACGGCGTTCGGCGGCCGCATCACCGCGCAGGAGGCGCGCCTCGTCACCGAGCTCGCGGGCGTCGCGGTGCGCGCGGCCTTCGACGAGTGGGCGGATGCGCGCACGGCCGGCCTCGACGCGACCCTGGTCGCCTCCCACGCGGCGGTGCGCCGCCGCCTCCGCGACATCGCGGGCAGCGGCGCGGCCTGA